One genomic region from Jilunia laotingensis encodes:
- the pdxA gene encoding 4-hydroxythreonine-4-phosphate dehydrogenase PdxA, giving the protein MEDNKIRIGITQGDINGVGYEVILKTFADPVMLELCTPIIYGSPKVAAYHRKSLDLPTNFSIVNSASEAVNNRLSVVNCTDDEVKVEFSKPDPEAGKAALGALEKAIEEFREGLIDVIVTAPINKHTIQSEGFAFPGHTEYIEERLGDGHKSLMILMKEDFRVALVTGHIPVREIASSITKELIQEKIAIFHRSLKQDFGIGAPRIAVLALNPHGGDEGLLGTEEQEMIIPAIQEMAAKGILCYGPYPADGFMGSGNFRHFDGVLAMYHDQGLAPFKALAMDEGVNYTAGLPVVRTSPAHGTAYDIAGQGIACEDSFRQAIYVAIDVFRNRQFDKAAHVNPLRKQYYEKRDDSDKLKLDTVDDDM; this is encoded by the coding sequence ATGGAAGATAATAAAATAAGGATTGGCATTACACAGGGAGATATTAACGGTGTAGGGTACGAAGTGATTCTGAAGACTTTTGCCGATCCTGTAATGTTGGAGTTGTGTACTCCAATTATTTACGGCTCACCGAAGGTGGCTGCTTATCATCGTAAATCTTTGGATTTACCTACTAATTTTAGCATTGTTAATTCGGCATCTGAAGCGGTGAATAATCGCCTTAGTGTAGTAAACTGCACTGATGATGAAGTAAAGGTGGAGTTTTCTAAACCAGATCCGGAAGCTGGTAAAGCTGCTCTTGGTGCATTAGAGAAGGCTATTGAAGAATTTAGGGAAGGGCTGATAGATGTTATTGTAACGGCACCGATCAATAAGCATACCATTCAGTCTGAGGGATTTGCATTTCCCGGACATACCGAATATATTGAAGAAAGATTGGGAGATGGTCATAAGTCGCTGATGATCCTAATGAAAGAGGATTTCCGGGTGGCTCTTGTGACAGGACATATTCCCGTTCGAGAGATTGCTTCATCCATAACGAAAGAACTTATTCAGGAAAAAATAGCTATTTTCCATCGATCATTGAAACAAGATTTCGGTATAGGCGCTCCTCGTATCGCTGTTCTTGCATTGAATCCACATGGAGGAGATGAAGGGTTGTTAGGTACCGAGGAGCAAGAAATGATTATCCCGGCTATTCAGGAAATGGCTGCTAAAGGTATACTTTGTTATGGTCCTTATCCGGCTGACGGTTTTATGGGATCGGGGAATTTTAGACATTTTGATGGAGTATTAGCAATGTATCATGATCAGGGATTAGCACCTTTCAAAGCTTTAGCTATGGACGAAGGAGTGAATTATACGGCAGGGCTTCCGGTAGTACGTACTTCACCAGCCCATGGAACGGCTTACGATATAGCCGGTCAAGGAATTGCTTGTGAAGATTCATTCCGTCAAGCGATTTATGTGGCTATTGATGTATTTCGCAATCGACAGTTTGATAAGGCGGCACATGTTAATCCGTTAAGGAAACAATATTACGAAAAGCGAGATGATAGTGACAAGTTAAAGCTTGATACTGTAGATGATGATATGTAA
- a CDS encoding DUF4837 family protein, whose product MKKYLFYLSMALVALTFSSCNGKKGVFTPTSSGRAYEILVVVDNTLWESPAGRALYDVLDTDVPGLPQSERSFRIMYTSPKDYDSTLKLIRNIIIVDVRDIYTKPAFKYAKDVYAAPQLILTIQAPNNEEFEKFVEENKQQIIDFFTRAEMNRQISVLKNKHSDYISTKVGSKFDSDIWLPGELTSTKEGDDFFWASTNTATGDQNFVIYSYPYTDKDTFTKEYFIHKRDSVMKANIPGAKEGMYMTTDSLTVDVRPIDVHGDYTMEARGLWRMKGDFMGGPFVSHTRLDKANQRIITAEVFIYSPDKLKRNLMRMLEASLYTLKLPNEKTQGEVPMGVTREEQPNKK is encoded by the coding sequence ATGAAAAAGTATCTGTTTTACCTCAGTATGGCTCTTGTAGCATTGACTTTTTCTTCTTGTAATGGCAAGAAGGGTGTATTTACTCCGACCTCCAGTGGTCGTGCCTATGAGATTCTTGTCGTAGTAGATAATACCTTGTGGGAGAGTCCTGCGGGCAGAGCCTTGTATGACGTATTAGATACGGATGTGCCAGGATTACCTCAGTCTGAACGTTCTTTTAGGATTATGTATACTTCCCCAAAAGATTATGATTCAACATTGAAATTAATACGAAATATTATAATTGTAGATGTTCGTGATATTTATACAAAACCGGCATTTAAATATGCTAAGGATGTATATGCGGCTCCTCAGCTTATCCTAACTATCCAAGCCCCCAATAATGAAGAGTTCGAAAAGTTTGTAGAGGAAAATAAGCAGCAAATAATTGATTTCTTTACACGTGCTGAAATGAATCGTCAGATAAGTGTGCTTAAAAATAAGCATAGTGATTATATTTCTACGAAAGTGGGTAGCAAATTTGATTCGGATATTTGGCTTCCGGGTGAATTGACTTCTACTAAGGAAGGAGATGATTTTTTCTGGGCTTCTACAAATACGGCAACTGGTGATCAAAATTTTGTGATATACTCTTATCCATATACTGATAAAGATACTTTTACTAAAGAATACTTTATCCATAAGCGTGATTCGGTTATGAAAGCCAATATTCCGGGTGCGAAAGAGGGAATGTATATGACTACTGATTCATTGACAGTGGATGTACGTCCTATTGATGTACATGGTGATTATACGATGGAAGCTAGAGGTCTGTGGCGTATGAAAGGTGATTTTATGGGTGGCCCGTTTGTCTCTCATACTCGTTTGGACAAGGCTAACCAACGTATAATAACAGCTGAAGTATTTATATATTCTCCTGATAAATTAAAACGAAACCTAATGCGCATGTTGGAAGCGTCGTTATACACACTTAAACTTCCTAATGAAAAAACTCAAGGAGAAGTTCCGATGGGCGTTACTAGGGAAGAACAACCTAATAAAAAATAA
- the rlmN gene encoding 23S rRNA (adenine(2503)-C(2))-methyltransferase RlmN, whose product MSKYPLLGMTLAELQSVVKSLGMPRFAAKQIAAWLYDKKVSSIDEMTNLSLNNREALKAEYEVGGEAPVDAMCSVDGTIKYLYRVGENIFVEAVYIPDDDRATLCVSSQVGCKMNCKFCMTGKQGFTTNLTANQILNQINSLPERDKLTNVVLMGMGEPLDNLDEVLKTLEILTSSYGYGWSPKRITLSSIGLRKGLQRFIEESDCHLAISLHSPFPSQRSELMPAERAFSITEIVDLLKNYDFSKQRRLSFEYIVFRDVNDSLIYAKELVKLLRGVDCRVNLIRFHAIPGVDLKGADMETMTTFRDYLTSHGVFTTIRASRGEDIFAACGMLSTSKQGENNKN is encoded by the coding sequence ATGTCTAAATATCCCCTTTTAGGAATGACTCTTGCTGAATTGCAATCAGTAGTAAAATCACTAGGAATGCCTCGGTTTGCTGCAAAGCAGATCGCAGCATGGTTATACGATAAGAAGGTAAGCTCTATTGATGAAATGACCAATCTTTCGCTTAACAACCGTGAGGCATTGAAGGCCGAATATGAAGTGGGAGGAGAAGCTCCGGTCGATGCCATGTGTTCAGTAGATGGAACAATTAAATATCTTTATAGGGTAGGAGAAAATATTTTTGTGGAAGCTGTATATATTCCCGATGATGATCGAGCAACACTTTGTGTATCTTCCCAAGTCGGATGCAAGATGAATTGTAAGTTTTGTATGACTGGAAAGCAAGGTTTTACTACTAATCTGACCGCAAATCAAATTCTGAATCAAATCAATTCTTTACCCGAAAGAGATAAGTTGACTAATGTCGTACTGATGGGCATGGGAGAACCGTTGGATAACTTGGATGAAGTCTTGAAAACGTTAGAAATCCTCACGTCTTCTTACGGATACGGATGGAGCCCTAAAAGGATTACACTGTCTTCTATTGGGTTACGGAAAGGATTGCAGCGTTTTATTGAGGAAAGTGATTGTCATTTAGCCATTAGTTTGCATTCGCCATTTCCTTCTCAGCGATCTGAATTGATGCCTGCTGAACGAGCTTTTTCTATAACTGAGATTGTTGATCTGTTAAAGAATTATGATTTTAGCAAACAACGCAGACTTTCATTTGAATATATTGTTTTTAGGGATGTTAATGATTCATTGATTTACGCTAAAGAGCTTGTGAAATTGCTACGGGGAGTTGATTGTCGAGTGAATTTGATACGTTTTCATGCTATTCCGGGAGTTGATTTGAAAGGAGCTGATATGGAAACAATGACCACTTTTCGAGATTATCTCACATCGCATGGTGTATTTACAACTATACGCGCTTCACGTGGTGAAGATATATTTGCAGCTTGTGGCATGTTATCTACTTCAAAACAGGGAGAGAATAACAAGAATTAA
- a CDS encoding peptidylprolyl isomerase, with protein MATLQNIRSKGPLLVIVIGLALFAFIAGDAWKVLQPHQSHDVGEVNGDALSATEYQAMVEEFTDVMKFSRRVNSLTDEQTNQVKDEVWRTFVNNKLLEKEAKKLGLTVSKTEIQSIIDAGVHPLLQQTPFVNQQTGAFDKDMLKKFLVDYSKLDRKQIPAQYLEEYDATYKFWSYMEKTLIQSRLAEKYQALISKSLFSNPVEAQDAFDARVNQMDLMLAAVPYSSIVDSTIVVKESELKELYDKKKEQFRQYVETRDIKYIDVQVTASPEDRAAIEKEVGEYAEQLAGAENDYTSFIRSSGSEQPYTDLYYNKTAFPRDVVARLDSAVVGKVYGPYYNSADNTINSFKVIAKTAAADSIQYSQIQVVTEDAAKTRTLADSIYNAIKGGADFTELAKRYNQTGESNWISSANYEKAQLDGDNLKYISAINNLGVNETANVALGQANIILKVTDKKAVKDKYKVAVIKRTVDFSKETYNKAYNEFSQFIAANPTMDKVVANAEEAGYRLLDRNDLYSSEHGIAGIRGTKDALKWAFSAKPGDVSGLYECGESDRMLVVTLVGVTPEGYRSLKQVQDQLRAEIIKDKKAEKIMENMKAANATSFDQYKAIANVVTDSIKHVTFAAPAYVPALRSSEPLIGAYASVAELNKLSAPIKGNAGVFVLQLYAKDKLNETFDVKSEEATLENMHARMAGRVMNDLYLKGEVKDTRYLFF; from the coding sequence ATGGCAACATTACAAAACATTAGATCGAAAGGACCTTTATTGGTGATCGTTATTGGCTTGGCGCTGTTTGCTTTTATTGCGGGTGACGCATGGAAAGTACTTCAGCCACACCAATCACACGACGTGGGTGAAGTGAACGGGGACGCACTTTCCGCTACTGAATATCAGGCAATGGTAGAAGAGTTTACAGACGTTATGAAGTTCTCGAGAAGAGTAAACTCTTTGACGGATGAGCAAACTAATCAGGTGAAAGACGAAGTATGGCGTACTTTTGTAAATAATAAACTGCTTGAAAAAGAAGCTAAAAAACTAGGATTAACCGTGTCGAAAACTGAAATTCAATCAATCATTGATGCCGGTGTTCATCCTTTGTTGCAGCAAACTCCTTTTGTGAATCAACAAACCGGAGCTTTTGATAAAGATATGTTGAAGAAGTTCCTTGTGGACTATTCTAAGTTGGATAGAAAACAGATTCCTGCTCAATATTTGGAAGAATATGATGCTACGTATAAGTTTTGGTCATATATGGAGAAAACTTTGATTCAAAGTCGTCTTGCTGAAAAATACCAGGCATTAATCTCTAAATCTCTTTTCTCTAATCCGGTTGAAGCACAAGATGCGTTTGATGCACGTGTAAATCAGATGGATTTGATGCTTGCAGCAGTTCCTTATTCTTCCATTGTTGATTCGACAATCGTTGTGAAGGAGTCTGAGTTGAAGGAACTGTATGATAAGAAAAAAGAACAGTTCAGACAATATGTAGAAACTCGTGATATCAAATATATTGATGTTCAGGTTACGGCTAGTCCTGAAGATAGAGCTGCAATAGAAAAAGAAGTTGGTGAATATGCTGAACAATTAGCAGGAGCAGAAAATGATTATACTTCTTTCATTCGTTCTAGTGGATCTGAACAACCTTATACTGATTTATATTATAATAAGACAGCCTTTCCTAGGGATGTTGTAGCACGTTTAGACTCTGCTGTTGTAGGCAAAGTATACGGTCCTTATTATAATAGTGCGGATAATACTATAAATTCGTTCAAAGTGATTGCAAAAACTGCGGCAGCAGACTCTATTCAGTATAGCCAGATTCAAGTTGTTACTGAAGATGCAGCCAAAACAAGAACTTTAGCAGATAGTATTTATAATGCGATTAAGGGTGGTGCTGATTTTACCGAGCTTGCAAAGAGATATAATCAAACTGGAGAATCCAACTGGATTTCTTCTGCAAATTATGAAAAAGCTCAACTTGACGGTGACAACTTGAAATATATTTCTGCTATTAATAATCTTGGAGTTAATGAGACTGCTAATGTCGCTTTAGGTCAAGCAAATATTATATTGAAAGTAACAGATAAAAAGGCTGTTAAAGATAAATATAAAGTAGCAGTTATTAAACGTACTGTAGATTTTAGTAAAGAAACTTATAATAAAGCTTATAATGAATTTAGCCAGTTTATTGCTGCTAATCCTACCATGGATAAAGTAGTAGCTAATGCTGAAGAAGCTGGTTATAGATTACTTGACAGAAATGACCTTTATAGTTCTGAGCATGGAATCGCTGGAATTAGAGGAACGAAAGATGCTTTAAAATGGGCTTTCTCTGCTAAACCAGGTGACGTTTCAGGATTGTATGAATGTGGAGAGAGTGACAGGATGTTAGTGGTGACATTAGTAGGTGTTACTCCTGAAGGTTATCGTTCTTTGAAACAAGTTCAAGATCAATTGAGAGCTGAAATTATAAAGGATAAGAAGGCTGAAAAGATCATGGAAAATATGAAAGCTGCCAATGCAACTTCTTTCGATCAGTACAAGGCTATTGCAAACGTTGTTACTGATTCTATCAAACATGTTACTTTTGCGGCTCCTGCATATGTACCGGCTTTGCGGAGTAGCGAACCTTTGATTGGTGCCTATGCTTCAGTAGCGGAATTGAACAAATTGAGCGCCCCTATTAAGGGAAATGCAGGCGTATTTGTTTTACAATTATATGCTAAAGATAAATTGAATGAGACATTCGACGTAAAATCGGAAGAAGCTACATTGGAAAATATGCATGCTCGTATGGCTGGTCGTGTCATGAATGATCTTTATTTGAAGGGAGAAGTGAAAGATACCCGTTATCTGTTCTTCTAA
- a CDS encoding hemolysin family protein has product MNIIIYLLITMAFSAFFSGMEIAFVSVDKLRFELERKEGLSSRILSIFFRNPNDFISTMLVGNNIALVIYGILMAQIIGDNLLAGFITNHFLMVLVQTIISTLIILVTGEFLPKTLFKINPNLMLNVCAIPLFLCYIILYPISKLSSGLSYLFLRLFGMKINKEASAKAFGKVDLDYFVQSGIDNANDSEELDTEVKIFQNALDFSTIKIRDCIVPRTEVVAVDLQTSLEDLKSRFVESGISKIIVYDGNIDNVVGYIHSSEMFRNPKDWRNNVKDVPIVPETMAAHKLMKLFMQQKKTIAVVVDEFGGTSGIVSLEDLVEEIFGDIEDEHDNTSYICKQLGEGEYVLSARLEIEKVNETFGLELPESDDYLTVGGMILNQYQSFPKLHEVISIGRYQFKIIKVTPTKIELVRLKVME; this is encoded by the coding sequence ATGAATATTATCATTTACCTTTTGATAACTATGGCTTTCTCGGCCTTCTTTTCGGGGATGGAAATCGCTTTTGTCTCGGTCGACAAGCTTCGTTTTGAGCTTGAGCGGAAAGAGGGACTTTCGTCTCGTATTCTTTCTATATTTTTCAGGAATCCGAATGATTTTATTTCTACAATGTTGGTTGGAAATAACATTGCATTGGTTATTTATGGTATATTAATGGCACAGATAATCGGTGATAATTTGTTGGCTGGATTTATAACAAATCATTTTTTGATGGTATTAGTGCAGACTATTATTTCGACACTGATTATTCTAGTAACAGGTGAATTTCTGCCCAAAACGCTATTCAAAATTAACCCTAATCTGATGTTAAATGTTTGTGCTATTCCATTATTTCTCTGTTATATTATTCTCTATCCTATTTCAAAATTGTCTTCGGGGTTATCGTACCTCTTTCTGCGCTTGTTTGGAATGAAGATAAACAAAGAAGCTTCGGCAAAGGCTTTCGGTAAAGTTGATTTGGATTATTTTGTTCAGTCGGGAATTGATAATGCGAATGATAGTGAGGAATTGGATACGGAGGTGAAAATTTTCCAGAATGCACTAGACTTTTCAACTATAAAAATACGAGATTGTATTGTTCCACGCACTGAAGTCGTGGCAGTTGATTTGCAAACATCTCTAGAAGATTTGAAAAGTCGTTTTGTTGAATCCGGTATTTCAAAAATAATCGTTTATGATGGAAATATAGATAATGTAGTAGGGTATATCCATTCATCGGAAATGTTTCGGAATCCTAAGGACTGGCGGAATAATGTCAAGGATGTACCGATTGTTCCGGAAACAATGGCGGCGCATAAGTTAATGAAATTGTTTATGCAGCAGAAGAAGACAATTGCCGTTGTTGTAGATGAGTTTGGAGGAACATCCGGTATTGTATCTTTGGAGGATCTTGTAGAAGAAATTTTTGGTGATATTGAAGATGAACACGACAATACATCCTATATATGTAAACAGTTAGGAGAAGGGGAGTATGTGCTTTCTGCACGTTTGGAAATAGAGAAAGTGAATGAGACGTTTGGACTTGAATTACCTGAATCGGATGATTATTTAACGGTAGGAGGTATGATTCTAAATCAATATCAAAGCTTTCCCAAGTTGCATGAAGTCATCTCTATTGGGCGTTATCAGTTTAAGATTATAAAGGTAACACCGACAAAAATTGAACTTGTGCGGCTGAAAGTGATGGAATAA
- the lptC gene encoding LPS export ABC transporter periplasmic protein LptC: protein MSITIFLGIIVMLLLFSSCGGKKKDMGEAITERDSLPMMETDGVVTYISDSGVTRYKVDTEEWLVFDRKKPSYWAFEKGVYLEQFDSLMNVDASIKADTAYYFDKQKLWKLIGHVDIKNRKGERFNTELLYWNQATEKVYSDRFIRIEQPDRIITGHGFDSNQQMTIYEIKNIEGIFYVDEDEQKASTDSVS from the coding sequence TTGAGCATAACAATTTTCCTTGGGATAATTGTTATGCTTCTTTTATTTTCTTCTTGTGGAGGAAAAAAGAAAGATATGGGCGAAGCAATCACTGAACGTGATTCTTTACCTATGATGGAGACGGATGGAGTGGTTACTTATATCTCAGACTCAGGAGTAACACGTTATAAGGTTGATACGGAAGAATGGCTTGTTTTTGACAGAAAGAAGCCATCCTACTGGGCTTTTGAAAAGGGAGTTTATCTTGAACAATTTGATTCGTTAATGAATGTAGATGCAAGTATCAAAGCTGATACTGCATACTATTTTGATAAACAGAAATTGTGGAAGTTGATCGGTCATGTTGATATAAAGAACAGGAAGGGAGAACGGTTTAACACGGAGCTTCTTTATTGGAATCAGGCCACAGAAAAGGTGTATTCAGATCGATTTATACGAATAGAACAACCTGACCGGATTATAACTGGACATGGCTTTGATTCCAATCAGCAAATGACGATTTATGAAATAAAAAATATTGAAGGGATTTTTTATGTGGATGAAGATGAACAAAAAGCATCGACGGATTCAGTAAGTTGA
- a CDS encoding tetratricopeptide repeat protein yields the protein MKIKTLVAVLFLSAGATSVAAQNDSICNPNSSVSHEAVKVGNFKDAYAPWKIVLETCPTLRYYTFKDGFLILEGLMDGIKDRNNPEYKKYFDELMHVHDVRIQYIPEFQKKMKGVPSVEKALGEKALDYLQYAPSVDVNLAYKWLKESVDAEKSNSSPNIIHFFLDVSLKKLQGDESHKEQFIKDYLDDIKYTDEAIANESNEKMKAALQGVRGNLDGMFINSGAATCESLQNIYAPKVQQNQTNLEALKEIIKVMAMMGCKESDAYLDASYYAYKLEPSADAAVGCAAMAYKKGDMDGAVKFFDEALTLETDNAKKADIAYKAAAVLASAKKISQARSYAQKAISFNENFGAPYILIAQLYAGNPKWTDEAVLNKCTFFAAIDKLQRAKAVDPSVAEEANKLIGQYSAYTPEAKDLFMLGYKAGDRITIGGWIGETTTIR from the coding sequence ATGAAAATTAAAACGCTTGTGGCTGTGTTGTTCCTTTCAGCAGGTGCAACCTCTGTGGCGGCGCAGAACGACAGTATCTGCAATCCTAACAGTAGTGTATCACATGAAGCTGTAAAAGTAGGTAATTTTAAAGATGCCTACGCGCCGTGGAAAATTGTGTTGGAAACTTGCCCTACTCTCCGTTATTATACATTTAAGGATGGATTCTTGATTTTGGAGGGATTGATGGATGGTATTAAGGATCGGAATAATCCAGAATATAAAAAGTATTTTGATGAATTGATGCATGTACATGATGTACGGATACAGTACATACCTGAATTCCAAAAGAAAATGAAAGGTGTGCCTTCTGTAGAAAAAGCACTGGGAGAGAAGGCGCTTGATTATCTTCAGTATGCTCCATCTGTAGATGTCAACTTAGCTTATAAATGGTTGAAGGAATCTGTTGATGCTGAAAAATCGAATTCATCGCCTAATATTATCCATTTTTTCTTGGATGTATCTTTGAAAAAATTGCAGGGTGATGAATCTCATAAAGAACAATTTATTAAGGATTATCTGGATGATATAAAATATACGGATGAGGCTATTGCCAATGAAAGTAATGAAAAAATGAAAGCTGCATTGCAAGGTGTTAGAGGTAATCTGGATGGAATGTTCATAAATAGCGGAGCGGCAACTTGTGAATCTTTGCAGAACATTTATGCTCCGAAGGTACAGCAAAATCAGACTAATCTTGAAGCTTTGAAAGAAATCATCAAAGTGATGGCGATGATGGGATGTAAAGAAAGCGATGCTTATTTGGATGCATCTTATTATGCTTACAAACTGGAACCAAGTGCTGATGCTGCAGTCGGTTGTGCTGCAATGGCATATAAAAAAGGAGATATGGATGGTGCTGTTAAATTCTTTGATGAAGCTTTAACGTTAGAAACCGATAATGCCAAGAAAGCAGATATTGCATACAAGGCTGCGGCTGTATTAGCATCTGCCAAAAAGATTTCTCAAGCAAGAAGCTATGCACAGAAAGCTATCAGCTTTAATGAAAATTTTGGCGCACCTTATATTTTGATTGCTCAGCTGTATGCAGGTAATCCGAAATGGACAGATGAAGCTGTTTTGAACAAATGTACATTTTTTGCTGCTATAGACAAGTTGCAAAGAGCTAAAGCTGTTGATCCGAGTGTAGCCGAAGAAGCTAATAAGCTTATCGGTCAATATTCTGCATATACTCCTGAGGCGAAAGATCTCTTTATGCTTGGTTATAAAGCGGGCGATCGTATCACTATTGGCGGGTGGATCGGAGAGACTACAACGATCAGATAA